The genomic DNA CAGTTAGGGAAGTACTCCAACCGCCAAGCTCGAGCGTAATCCGTCCTCTCGTGGTAGGGGCGGCCACCCTGCAGTTTGCGGAAAATAGTGACCAGGCTCTGCAGCACGCTCCATTTGAGCAGGTCCGGCCGGTCCCCGTCGACACCGGTCTGCACAAGCCCGCGAAACGGGCTGTCCTCAGCGCGAGTTAGATAAGCAATGGCCTGGGAGTCCTCGAGCTGAATGCCGGCTCCCTTAAGCCGCTCCCGAACTGATTGCAATTCTTCTCGACCGAGACTGGTCGAGATGATCGTTCCCAGCAGGGCTGACCCCATGAGTACTGCTTTCTGGTTTACGATCACGAATTGAAACACATGCTCGCTCGGACTGCTGTCCATCAGCAGTGAGACGGGAAGGTGGCGGCTCTTTTTCAGCAGTACCTGCTTCTCCGCCTCGCCAGGATCCAGTCCTGCTTGAACTGATTCCATGACTGCTTCCTCAGCTGCCGGGGTGTCCGCCAGTTGCTCAGCAGAGAGGACGGCCCCTCTGAGCCTGTGTTGTCCGTCGACGAGGACGACGGGCTTAAGGTATCCCAATAGCGCAGCTTTGGTGAAACCTTGGATCTCGTCGGCGTCGTCAACCCCTAGATGCTGCAAAACACGCATCCGCGCTTTCAGTTCGACATAGAAGTCCACTAGGTGCGTTTCTTCAGCGAGCAGTGCCGTGTTTACATCTCCGCCTTCATTGTCCGCAATGACCTCGTCCCTATCGTCGTTGGAAACCTCTTCTATCTGTTCGTCCTCTGCGAGACCGGACGGCTCTGCCCGCTCAGATTCTCGCTCGAGCAACAGAGCAACTTTCCTCTCGTCAACGATGCTGTCATTAAGTGCGCCGACGCGCTCTTCAAGTCTTTCAGTCAGTCTCTGCAGCAAGTCACGGAGTGGCACTTTCGAGTAGTCTTCATACTCGATCTCTAGGCGTCCGAAGGGGGAGCCAGGGGTCTTCTCTTTAAAATGCACCTTCGTTGCGTCTTGCAAGGCTCCCAAGAGCGGATTTTGGGCTACGTTACGGTCATCCTTGAAGAATTTTGCTAGTTCTCGGACCCTGGCGGGGTCTTGTTCACGCTGGAACCCTGCGGTTTCCTCTCCGGCGAGGCGTCGCCGTTCGGGAACACCCGACCACTTCTCGATCTCCACGGCAGGAGCAGAGAAGAGAATCAACGGCTTGCTGTCTGAAGTCTGAAACGTGCGAAAAGCGTCGTACGCGCGACGAATCGTCACCACGGCGTTTCCTCCCCCTTGCGGATCAACAGCTGCAGGACTCCTGATACATCGTCGGGTAAGCGAAGTTCGTTTCGGCCTACTGGATAGCCATCCTGGATGATGCAATTCACGCCAAAGAGGCTGTAGGCCACCTGCACTCCGCTTCCTGACGGGACGTCATTCTATCGGTTCAGCGATCACGCCGGAACTGTCTGAACGCATGGACCAGGGAATTTTGGACAAGGGGACGGATTCGGCCAGGAGGAGACGCCCGGCACAGCAGCGTCAGCGCCGTGCCGGGATCCTCTGTTGCTGTTACCAGTCCAGGTCCGCGGCTTGCATCAGCTCGGAGACGTCGTTTTGCCGCTCGTCGGGCGCGGTGAGGGCTTCCATGACCAGCGTGCTAATGATGGAGACGTAGTCGTGCCCACCGCTGGCGTTGATCTCGCCTTGGATATAATTCAGTCCGCCGTTAGCATACTCTTCAAAGATCTTGACCCGGTCGGGCTGGCGCTCATCGGCGAGGATCTTCGGATCGTCTGGTTCATCGGCCACTGCGATCATGTCGACGAGTACATCGCCGTATTGGCGGCCTTCGATCAGCGCCAGACGAATGGGCTCGCCAGGTTTATCAAAGGAATCTCGCTTGCCCTTGTTACGGCCTAGCACGGCAGCGAACATGAGCACGTCCACCATGGCGTTGAAAGGGCCCTCTTTGCCGGACAATGCCGAGACAAGGTCCTCATGAGCGGCTGGCCTGCGGAAACGGTCTTCGTATGCCATCAGAAGGCCACCTCTTCCAAGATGGTGTGCTCGAAATCGCCGTGCGTGACGTAGGCGACGGCCCGGTTGTTGATCTCGATGGTCTCTTGCGCGGCGTTGGTGTTGGGGGTGACCGTGCGCAGCACGTACATGCGGGTGGCTGCCCCTTGCAGGTTTTCCATCACTTTGCCACTCGCCTGGGAGTTTGAGAGCAGGGTGACGATCTGTGAGGTGAGCTTCGGCAGTGCTTGCGAGATTTCTTCTTGATACGTGAAGTCCAGGCTGCCGAAGGGGGCATCCATGACGACGGGGTAGATGCCTCCCTCGCCGATGATGTCTTCGCTGTCTTTGGCCTTGCGCTGGTGGATCTGCTTGGCAATCTCCGAGACTGCGCCGACGAAAGACAAGCCCAGGACCTGGTTTTCGCCCGTGCTGCGGATAGCAATGCCGGCGGGTGACTTCAGCAACAGCTCGAAGGAGTCCGTCAGTTTGGGCTCGTAGGACTTGATGAAGATCCTTGAGAAGACCTCCTTGAGCTTCGCATCGAGCTGTTCGCGGACCTCTTCGGTCTTCAGTTCCAGTGCCTCGCGGAAGGTGTCCAGCACCTCGTTGACGAGATTGACCTGTCGCTGCACCTTTCGGGATGCATCGTCCGCTGCCTGCGCGGACTTGAAGAGTCTCTTCATCTTGTCGATCTCGGCTTCGAACTCTACTCGGCGCTCTTCCAGTCGACGATGCTCTGCGAGTCCGTCGATGCGTTTTTCGTCGTATTCCTTGCGCCGCTGCTCGAGGCGCTGTACGTCTTCGATGTTGACGCCTTGCAGCTGGCGGTCGACCTCGCTCTTTTCTTCCTCCAGGCTCTTGATCTCGTCCTGGCAGTTTTGAATCTCGAATGTGGCCTGCCGCAGGTCGTCGAGGAGATTTTGACGTGCCTCGCTGAGGTGCTTCATCTGTCCACTGACATACATCCAGCGGGCTTCCACATCGGCAAGACCGGCGTTGTAGCGACGTTTATCCAACTCTTGATATGCCGAGCTCCCTTGGGGAACGGGAGTGCCGCACATGCACGTGCCTTCGTCGAGGAGGCCCTCGATGAAGTCGCGTTGGATTCCAGCGGGCAATTGGCGGCGCTCGCGCATGCCCTCTGCCAGCCCGATCACGGTTTCGTCGATGTGCGATGTGAAGGCGAGGAAGCCTCCTTTGGAGAGGACCTCACGCTTGCGTGCGTACCGGTCCTGCAGTTGCCCGCCCATCTCGTTGATTTTCCATTCGAGTTTCTTTCGGGCGTTCTGTAGAGGCTTGGACTCCGAGTGGCTGCGCAGCGCTCTTTCCATCTCCCGGACTTCGCTCTCGTAGCTGCTGATGTCGCGGGAGACTTTCTTCGCACGCCGGTCAGCGTCATCGCGCTGCCGTTCGAGTCCTTCTTGTTGATCACGCAGCTGCTGGAGGCGGCTGTCGCCACCCTTGTCGATCTCCTTGGCGAGGCGTCGTGCGGCTGCGGGAAGGTGCTCGGTGATCGCACGCTCCATCGGTTCAAGATCCATCAGGGTCTTGATGGCGCGTTTGACCTCGTCGTTGTTCTCCTCGCCGGTGAACATCTTCTCCATCCGCTCACCGTTGAAGAAGAAGAAGCGGCGCAAGCCTTCAGGGAGGATCTTCTCGATGCGGTCCTGACCGTTGGCTACGGGCTTGCTCTCGCCGTTTTTTATCTCGTTCAGGGTGAGCTTGGCTGCGACAGCTATCTGCTCGTCGGTGTTCTTGACGGTGGCCACCTCACGCAACACGGTGAAGATCACCCCTGCGTGTTCGAATTTCAGCTCCACCGAGGCGCTGACTGGGGTGCCATGCGGGGTTTCCGCCCATTTGTGGTCATGGATGACGCGCTGCTGTTGCTCGACGTCGGCGGAGAACTTTCCGTACAACGCCCAGGCGAAGGCGTTGAGGAGGGTGGTCTTTCCCGCACCGTTATTGCCGAAGATCAGCACCGCCGGCTTGGAATCGTTGACGGCGAGATCCAGCGTCTGACGGCCGTAGAACGCACGGAAGTTGTCCAGCGTCAGCCTCAGGAGCTTCACTTGATCAGTCCCTTCACGGCCGCCACGATCTCGTTGACCACGGTGGTGGAACTTCTGATGTGCAAGTTTTCACGCTCCAACTCGATGACGCGCCTGGCGAGTTTGACGCCCTCAGGCGACAGCTGACTCAGCACGTCCTGCGCAGTTTTCTTCTCGCTCACGTCTACTCCGTTTGGTGATGCAGTGGATCAAGTGTCGAGCAGGCCATATCGCAGGCGCAGCGGACGAAGGAGGTCGAGGGTCTCGGCTTCGTTGTCCGCCAGTTGTGCGAACTCCGTCACGCGGGCCAGCTCGCGGGCCACCATGCTGCGTTCGGTGCGGTCCTGCAGGTCGGGCATGTTGGTCGGGGGCACCACGATGAAGTCGACGATGTCGGCCATGGTCTTGCCCGGTGCCTGTCGCAGCACTCGGCCGCGGCGTTGAATGAACTGCCGGGGGTTGGAGGAACTGGCCAGCAGGTATGCGGTGCGGGCGGCGGGCACGTCGACACCTTCGTCCAGGCAGCGCATGGAGGCGATGACTTGCAGCTTGCGGTCGGTGAACCGCTGCAAGACCTGGCGACGCTCGGGCCGTTTGGTCTCGGCGGTGTAGCGAGCGGCGGGCATGTGCAAGTGATTGCCGACGAGATCCAGTACTTGATCGATCTGCGCTGGCTCTGCCGCGGCACCGTCTTCGTAGGACAAGGGGTGCTGTCCCTCTGCGCAGTACAGCAGCTGATACCACTCCTCCCTGCGTTGGCTGATCTCCCGTCGCAGCGCGGGAAGTTTGGCGCGGGCATGACCGAGCAGGTTGGCCCGTTTGCGCAGCAGGTGGCCCAGAGGGCTGTTGTCGTCGGCTTGTTCGGAGAACTGCTGCATCGCGAACAGCTTGCCGATCTTTTCGGTGATCTCTATGTAGAGGTCGGTCTCGTCGGCATTCAGTTCCACGATCACGGGCTTATAGGTGTAGCGGCACAGTGCGCCGGCTTTGATGGCGTCGCCGAGTCCGAGCTCGAACACCACCGGGCCGAAGTAGTCGGTGAGTGCGGCGGTGCCTTCGTCGTCAAACCAGCGTTCCGGGGTG from Streptomyces avermitilis MA-4680 = NBRC 14893 includes the following:
- a CDS encoding DNA phosphorothioation-associated protein 4, which encodes MAYEDRFRRPAAHEDLVSALSGKEGPFNAMVDVLMFAAVLGRNKGKRDSFDKPGEPIRLALIEGRQYGDVLVDMIAVADEPDDPKILADERQPDRVKIFEEYANGGLNYIQGEINASGGHDYVSIISTLVMEALTAPDERQNDVSELMQAADLDW
- a CDS encoding AAA family ATPase, with the translated sequence MKLLRLTLDNFRAFYGRQTLDLAVNDSKPAVLIFGNNGAGKTTLLNAFAWALYGKFSADVEQQQRVIHDHKWAETPHGTPVSASVELKFEHAGVIFTVLREVATVKNTDEQIAVAAKLTLNEIKNGESKPVANGQDRIEKILPEGLRRFFFFNGERMEKMFTGEENNDEVKRAIKTLMDLEPMERAITEHLPAAARRLAKEIDKGGDSRLQQLRDQQEGLERQRDDADRRAKKVSRDISSYESEVREMERALRSHSESKPLQNARKKLEWKINEMGGQLQDRYARKREVLSKGGFLAFTSHIDETVIGLAEGMRERRQLPAGIQRDFIEGLLDEGTCMCGTPVPQGSSAYQELDKRRYNAGLADVEARWMYVSGQMKHLSEARQNLLDDLRQATFEIQNCQDEIKSLEEEKSEVDRQLQGVNIEDVQRLEQRRKEYDEKRIDGLAEHRRLEERRVEFEAEIDKMKRLFKSAQAADDASRKVQRQVNLVNEVLDTFREALELKTEEVREQLDAKLKEVFSRIFIKSYEPKLTDSFELLLKSPAGIAIRSTGENQVLGLSFVGAVSEIAKQIHQRKAKDSEDIIGEGGIYPVVMDAPFGSLDFTYQEEISQALPKLTSQIVTLLSNSQASGKVMENLQGAATRMYVLRTVTPNTNAAQETIEINNRAVAYVTHGDFEHTILEEVAF